The following proteins come from a genomic window of Maribacter sp. HTCC2170:
- a CDS encoding ABC transporter permease codes for MGFLFDKNTWQEIFGSIGKNKTRTIITMIGVLWGIFVYIALSGAAKGMDNGFEKVFKTVSMNSMFVWGQSTSKPYDGFKTGRQMQLKLGNVTELQNKIPEIQYIAPRITLGNFGSDPVYTVRGQKSGTYTINGDYPVYTKIATKKIFDGGRFINDEDIDQARKVCVIGERNLQELFEEDENPVGQYIRIGSVYFQVIGVHKMAQGVSFDNDSDIFIPFSTYRKLYNSGENIGYMCIAAYDDVDVVQVEKDVKSILKGIHRVDPEDERAFGSFNLGEMFTKISGFAKGLTFVSLIVGIATILAGVIGIGNILLISVKERTKELGVRRALGATPSEVRSQIILESVFLTVLAGIIGVILGAGVLSLINNLTQDVDFPYTNPTVPIPYVLGALAIMVVLGTLIGLIPAQRAVSIKPIDALREE; via the coding sequence ATGGGATTCTTATTTGATAAAAATACTTGGCAAGAAATTTTTGGTTCTATAGGAAAAAATAAGACCAGAACAATTATTACTATGATTGGTGTTCTTTGGGGGATTTTTGTTTACATAGCATTATCAGGAGCGGCCAAGGGAATGGACAATGGTTTTGAAAAGGTTTTCAAAACAGTGTCTATGAACAGTATGTTCGTTTGGGGACAGAGTACAAGCAAACCATATGACGGCTTTAAAACAGGTAGACAAATGCAATTAAAGTTGGGCAATGTAACTGAATTGCAAAACAAGATTCCCGAAATACAATACATTGCTCCTCGAATCACATTAGGCAATTTTGGTTCTGATCCAGTTTATACCGTTAGAGGTCAAAAATCAGGAACTTATACAATAAACGGTGATTATCCAGTATATACCAAAATCGCCACTAAGAAAATCTTTGATGGCGGCAGGTTTATTAATGACGAGGATATTGATCAGGCGCGAAAGGTCTGCGTTATTGGTGAAAGAAACCTTCAAGAATTGTTTGAAGAAGATGAAAATCCCGTTGGTCAATATATTAGAATAGGCAGTGTCTATTTTCAGGTCATAGGTGTCCATAAAATGGCACAGGGGGTTAGTTTTGATAACGACAGCGATATTTTTATTCCGTTTTCAACATATAGGAAGCTTTATAATTCTGGCGAAAATATTGGCTATATGTGTATAGCAGCATATGATGATGTAGATGTTGTTCAAGTTGAAAAAGATGTGAAGTCGATTCTAAAAGGTATACATAGAGTAGATCCAGAGGATGAACGAGCATTCGGATCATTTAATTTGGGTGAGATGTTTACAAAAATATCAGGTTTTGCCAAGGGGTTGACTTTTGTTTCACTAATTGTTGGAATAGCAACCATTTTGGCTGGGGTAATTGGTATTGGCAATATTCTCTTGATATCAGTAAAGGAAAGAACCAAAGAATTGGGTGTGAGAAGAGCGCTGGGTGCTACCCCAAGTGAGGTTAGGTCACAAATAATTTTGGAATCAGTATTCTTGACCGTTTTGGCAGGTATAATTGGTGTAATTCTCGGAGCTGGTGTATTGAGCCTAATAAATAACTTGACGCAAGATGTTGATTTTCCATACACCAATCCAACTGTTCCCATTCCTTATGTTTTAGGGGCTTTGGCCATTATGGTTGTTTTGGGCACCTTAATAGGTTTAATCCCAGCACAAAGGGCAGTAAGTATAAAACCAATTGACGCATTAAGAGAAGAATAA
- a CDS encoding ABC transporter permease, whose protein sequence is MFSRDSWKEIFETIQKNKLRTFLSGFTVALGILIFVSLVGLTNGLQNTFDEFFNDDSTNTFFIYPGRTSMPYKGYKSNRQIEFDNSDLADIKKNFPMFLQYVSPRIDRGALVKYNNESNNYTTRAVSESYQFAEKTIIMKGRYLNLEDIKKKAKYAVVGRLVEQDLFGNKDAIGEYIDVSGSMFKVIGVFQDDAGDDEERRMYIPYTTRQLIEKNTDKIGHIVVGFKPEIGYAGAMAFDKSLDSFIREKKYISPNDQNGIYVRNVMDQYEQNQQFAGVLAIIGGAIAFGTILAGIIGISNIMVFVVKERTKELGIRKALGATPRAVVSSILLESTFITTISGILGMVLGMAILSTMGEKLKDYFITNPYINLGLAIFATILLIVCGAIAGYLPARRAARIKPIVALRDD, encoded by the coding sequence ATGTTTAGTAGAGACAGTTGGAAAGAAATATTCGAGACTATTCAAAAGAACAAATTGCGTACGTTCTTATCGGGTTTTACCGTTGCATTGGGGATTCTCATATTCGTTTCCTTGGTTGGATTGACAAACGGACTTCAAAATACATTTGATGAGTTCTTCAATGATGATTCAACAAATACTTTCTTTATTTATCCAGGGCGTACATCAATGCCTTATAAGGGGTATAAATCCAATCGTCAAATTGAGTTTGATAATAGTGATTTAGCTGATATCAAGAAAAATTTTCCCATGTTTCTTCAGTATGTTTCACCTCGAATTGACAGGGGTGCACTGGTTAAATACAACAATGAGTCTAACAATTACACGACTAGGGCGGTGAGCGAATCCTATCAATTCGCCGAAAAGACCATAATTATGAAAGGCCGCTATTTAAACCTTGAAGATATCAAAAAAAAGGCAAAATATGCGGTTGTGGGAAGGTTGGTTGAACAGGATTTATTTGGTAATAAAGATGCCATAGGGGAATACATTGATGTATCGGGAAGTATGTTCAAGGTAATTGGTGTTTTTCAGGACGATGCTGGTGATGATGAGGAACGTAGAATGTATATTCCTTATACCACAAGACAGTTGATCGAAAAGAATACGGATAAAATTGGACATATTGTGGTTGGTTTTAAGCCTGAAATTGGTTATGCAGGAGCGATGGCATTTGATAAAAGTCTTGATAGTTTTATTAGGGAAAAGAAATATATAAGTCCTAACGATCAGAATGGTATTTATGTTCGGAATGTTATGGATCAATATGAGCAAAATCAGCAATTTGCGGGTGTTTTGGCGATTATTGGTGGTGCAATAGCATTTGGGACCATATTGGCTGGAATAATTGGAATTAGCAATATCATGGTTTTCGTAGTAAAGGAGAGGACTAAGGAATTGGGCATTCGGAAAGCCTTAGGGGCAACCCCCAGGGCGGTAGTTAGTTCAATACTTTTGGAATCAACATTCATAACCACTATATCTGGGATTTTGGGAATGGTTCTGGGGATGGCAATATTGAGTACTATGGGTGAGAAGTTAAAGGACTATTTTATAACAAATCCATATATAAATTTAGGTTTGGCAATTTTTGCAACAATCTTATTAATTGTATGTGGGGCAATTGCGGGATATTTACCTGCGAGAAGAGCAGCGAGAATTAAACCAATAGTGGCATTAAGAGACGATTAG